The Alkalihalobacillus sp. TS-13 genomic interval CTTGGTGCGCCTACTGTGTATATCTGCAGTTCATGCATGGCCCGCGTGCATGCCGTGTAGAACAGTCTGCGCAGACTTTCATCTCCGTACACATGTTTTGAGGCGTCATAAATGATGACAGCATCGAATTCGATGCCTTTGGCTAAATACGCCGGTATGACAACTACACCTTGTTCATATTCTATCGACCCGCTTTTTACCAGTTTGAGACCTTTTATATTGCTAAGGGCATCAAAGGCTGTATTGCATTCTGAAGCTGACTTGCATATAATCGCGATGGTATTGTATTGACGGTGCTGCAGGTCATCTACTTTTGAAACAATACTACGGTGCAACTCAATGTGATTGGACAGTCTTGTCAACCGCGGCTTATCACCATCACGTTCAAAAGCATGAATCTGTTCACCATTCGGGATAAGTTCTCTTGTAAATTCTACGATCGGTTTCGTGGATCGGTAACTGCGAGTCAAGTTGATCGATTCGGTTTCTTCTGGCCCATATAAACCGGTGAGCGTGTTGAAATCAACTCTTTCACTGGCGTGTGCGAATATTGCCTGATTAAAGTCACCGAGCACTGTCATCCTTGCAAAGGGAAACAATCTTTTCAAAAATTCGAATTGAAACGGAGAGTAGTCTTGTGCTTCATCTACCAGTACATGTTTGATCGAACTGTTCGTCTGAAAGCCTTGTATCAGTTCTTTCAAAAGCAAAAATGGTGTTGCATCTTCATAAAACAATTTACGTTCATCCAGCATGTTTACAGTCAAAGAACAAATATCCGCCCATTCGTCAGGTATGTTCACCTGAATCCACAGTTTGCTGCTTGTATGCTCGGTGAAAAGCCGTTTATATATTTCGATGATGTTGATATACCCCAGACTTCGGATCCGTTTCCGCAGAGGCTTGAATTTCTTTCGGACAATCATCCTGCCTAATGCTTTCCTCTCCATCTCATAGTCGTCAAGCTGCCCTTCTTCAAAACCAGTTTTTTTCTGTAACTGATTATAAACCTTTTGATATTCATCGTTACTGAGCAACTCGATTTCATCTTCCACCCACGGCTTTTTTCGTTCGAGCTTCTCGGCTTGCTCCACTCTCTTCATAAGCCACTCTGTCAACTTTTCGACTCTATTGTGAAACCGGAGCGAGGTATCCACGCTATAAAACCGTTCTGTGATTTCTTTGGCAGAAATCAGTTTTTTTCCTCTGAAGTTAATCCCTTTGAAAACCATTCCGGATGATTCAAGTGATTTTCTGTATGCCTTGAGCATATCGAAAAAATGAGTCGATGCCTTAAAACGGATGCTTTCTATCCTTGTGTGATAAGAAGGGGAATCTGTCTTCGTCAATACATATTCAAGCTGTTCGTAAGGATCCTCGACTAGAAATATACGGCTTAACCTGTGATCAAGGTATTCCTGGAAAGTGACCTGCTGCATATTTTCCTCGCCAAGTTCCGGCAAGACTGTCGATACATAGCTGTTAAACAACGCATTAGGAGAAAATAGGACGATTTGATCAGCTTTCAGCCCATCACGATATTTATAAAGCAAATATGCGATTCGCTGCAATGCGGCAGATGTCTTGCCACTCCCCGCTGCACCCTGAACGATCAGAAGCCTCCCGCGATCATGCCGGATGATCATGTTTTGTTCCTGTTGAATGGTAGCCACTATGCTATGCATATATTTGTCAGTACCTTTGCCAAGGACTTGCTGTAAAATCTCATCCCCAATCGTGAGACTGGTATCAAACATCGAATCAATGACTCCATCACGGATGATATATTGCCATTTCCTCTCCAGCATACCCTTGATTTTTCCTTCCGGTGTATCGTATACCGCAGGACCAGGCGAGTAATCATAGTACACACTTGAAATCGGCGCTCTCCAATCATAAATCAGGAAGTCTTCACCACTATTATCCGTGAGGGTGGAGACACCGATATAAATATGTTCTGTATCGGAAATGCCTTCTTCAGTGAAATCAATCCTGCCGAAGTATGGCGTCTCTTTCATGCGGCGCAATGCCGACAATCGCTTTACTGATTGTTTATGAGTGCTTTGCCTAACAGACAGGTTCTGGGCTTGCTGCCTTAAGCTGATGATCGTTTCGAGATAATCATCAAACGTATCAGTATTAA includes:
- the helD gene encoding RNA polymerase recycling motor HelD, whose protein sequence is MNKGLQKEQERLASVMETITEQIGELEDEKVQRQEEVIDIRKHFWEDVKVNTDTFDDYLETIISLRQQAQNLSVRQSTHKQSVKRLSALRRMKETPYFGRIDFTEEGISDTEHIYIGVSTLTDNSGEDFLIYDWRAPISSVYYDYSPGPAVYDTPEGKIKGMLERKWQYIIRDGVIDSMFDTSLTIGDEILQQVLGKGTDKYMHSIVATIQQEQNMIIRHDRGRLLIVQGAAGSGKTSAALQRIAYLLYKYRDGLKADQIVLFSPNALFNSYVSTVLPELGEENMQQVTFQEYLDHRLSRIFLVEDPYEQLEYVLTKTDSPSYHTRIESIRFKASTHFFDMLKAYRKSLESSGMVFKGINFRGKKLISAKEITERFYSVDTSLRFHNRVEKLTEWLMKRVEQAEKLERKKPWVEDEIELLSNDEYQKVYNQLQKKTGFEEGQLDDYEMERKALGRMIVRKKFKPLRKRIRSLGYINIIEIYKRLFTEHTSSKLWIQVNIPDEWADICSLTVNMLDERKLFYEDATPFLLLKELIQGFQTNSSIKHVLVDEAQDYSPFQFEFLKRLFPFARMTVLGDFNQAIFAHASERVDFNTLTGLYGPEETESINLTRSYRSTKPIVEFTRELIPNGEQIHAFERDGDKPRLTRLSNHIELHRSIVSKVDDLQHRQYNTIAIICKSASECNTAFDALSNIKGLKLVKSGSIEYEQGVVVIPAYLAKGIEFDAVIIYDASKHVYGDESLRRLFYTACTRAMHELQIYTVGAPSPFLLNVSPERLKQGNSKEVQ